The following are encoded in a window of Anser cygnoides isolate HZ-2024a breed goose chromosome 33, Taihu_goose_T2T_genome, whole genome shotgun sequence genomic DNA:
- the LOC106048525 gene encoding dual specificity protein kinase CLK2 isoform X5: MPHSRRYRSSERSSRGSYHERYRSRKHKRRRTRSRSSSSERDRRHRREDSYHVRSRSYDDHSADRRAYDRRYCDSYRRNDYSRERGEAYYEPEYRHSYEYRRSRDREGSYRSCKSSRRKHRRRRRRSRSFSRSSSQRSRQSSRRAKSVEDDDEGHLIYRVGDWLQERYEIISTLGEGTFGRVVQCMDHRRGGARVALKIIKNVEKYKEAARLEINVLEKINEKDPENKNLCVRMFDWFDYHGHMCISFELLGLSTFDFLKDNNYLPYPIHQVRHMAYQVCQAVKFLHDNKLTHTDLKPENILFVNSDYELTYNLEKKRDERSVKSTAIRVVDFGSATFDHEHHSTIVSTRHYRAPEVILELGWSQPCDVWSIGCIIFEYYVGFTLFQTHDNREHLAMMERILGPIPSRMIRKTRKQKYFYHGRLDWDENTSAGRYVRENCKPLRDPAVVQHRPGPESAALDAYNPFENGAPPPPPYHAPAGAPPAAGVPPPQGTAQPPRRPSPTEPRNYGSYGTQASAAAATAELLKRQEELNRKAEELDRRERELQNAALSSGAARPNNWPPLPSFCPVKPCFYQDIPVEIPADFQKTVSTMYYLWMASTIALFLNFLSSLAWFCVDPSSGSGFGLSILWALLYTPCSFVCWYRPMYKAFRSDSSFNFFVFFFVFFAQNVMYVLQAIGIPNWGFSGWILSLIALRKNTAVAVMMILVSLFFTAVAVLGIIMLKKIHSLYRRTGASFQKAQEEFAAGVFSNQAVRTAAANAAAGAATNAFRAP, encoded by the exons ATGCCTCACTCCAGAAGGTACCGCTCGTCGGAGCGCAGCAGCCGGGGCAGCTACCATGAGCGTTACAGAAGTCGCAAGCACAAGCGACGGCGGACGCGGTCACGGTCGAGCAGCAGCGAGCGTGACCGTCGGCACCGTCGGGAGGACAGCTACCACGTTCGGTCCAGGAG CTACGACGACCACTCGGCGGACAGGAGGGCCTACGACCGGCGTTACTGTGATAGCTACCGGCGGAACGATTACAGCCGCGAGCGAGGAGAAGCCTACTATGAACCCGAGTACCGTCATTCCTACGAGTACCGGCGCTCCCGGGACCGCGAGGGCAGCTACCGGAGCTGCAAAAGCAGCCGGCGTAAGCACAGGCGGAGGCGGCGCCGCAGCCGGTCCTTTAGTCGCTCCTCATCG CAGCGGAGTCGACAGAGCAGCAGAAGGGCCAAGAGTGTGGAGGACGACGACGAGGGGCATCTGATCTATCGCGTCGGCGACTGGCTACAAGAAAGAT aTGAGATTATTAGCACCTTAGGGGAAGGCACGTTCGGCAGAGTGGTGCAGTGCATGGATCACCGGAG GGGTGGTGCACGCGTTGCTCTCAAAATCATTAAAAACGTGGAGAAATACAAAGAGGCTGCCCGACTAGAAATAAATGTGCTGGAGAAAATCAACGAGAAGGATCCCGAGAACAAGAA CCTATGTGTCAGGATGTTTGACTGGTTTGACTACCACGGCCACATGTGCATCTCCTTCGAACTGCTGGGGCTCAGCACTTTCGATTTCCTGAAGGACAACAACTATCTGCCTTACCCCATCCACCAAGTGCGGCACATGGCCTACCAGGTGTGCCAGGCCGTGAAAT TTCTGCACGACAATAAACTCACTCACACTGACCTCAAGCCCGAGAACATCCTCTTTGTGAACTCTGACTATGAGCTCACCTATAACCTGGAAAAG AAGCGAGATGAGCGGAGTGTGAAAAGCACGGCCATCAGAGTGGTGGACTTTGGCAGTGCCACCTTCGATCACGAGCATCACAGCACCATTGTCTCCACCAGGCATTACCGGGCCCCGGAGGTCATACTGG AGCTTGGCTGGAGCCAGCCCTGTGATGTTTGGAGCATCGGCTGCATCATCTTTGAGTATTATGTGGGTTTCACCCTGTTTCAG ACGCATGACAACCGGGAGCACCTGGCCATGATGGAGAGGATCTTGGGGCCAATTCCTTCTCGGATGATCCGGAAGACCAG gaagcaaaaatatttctaccaTGGCCGCCTGGACTGGGATGAGAACACCTCTGCTGGCCGTTATGTTAGGGAAAACTGCAAGCCACTGCGG GACCCCGCCGTGGTGCAGCACCGGCCCGGCCCCGAGAGCGCGGCGCTGGACGCCTACAACCCCTTCGAGAACGGCGCG CCTCCACCGCCGCCGTACCATGCCCCGGCCGGGGCCCCGCCCGCCGCAGGAGTGCCGCCGCCGCAGGGAACCGCGCAGCCCCCGAGGAGACCGAGCCCTACTGAGCCCCGGAACTACGGCTCCTATGGGACGCAG GCCTCGGCGGCAGCGGCCACGGCCGAGCTGCTGAAGCGGCAGGAGGAGCTGAACCGCAAGGCGGAGGAGCTGGACCGGCGGGAGCGGGAGCTGCAGAACGCCGCCCTCAGCAGCGGTGCCG CGAGACCGAACAACTGGCCCCCGCTGCCGTCCTTCTGCCCCGTGAAGCCTTGCTTCTACCAGGACATCCCCGTGGAGATCCCTGCGGACTTCCAGAAGACCGTCTCTACCATGTATTACCTCTGGATGG CCAGCACCATTGCTCTCTTCCTGAACTTCTTGTCCTCGCTCGCCTGGTTCTGCGTGGATCCCTCGTCAGGTTCTGGGTTCGGCCTCTCCATTCTCTGGGCTCTTCTCTACACGCCCTGCTCCTTCGTCTGCTGGTATAGGCCAATGTACAAAGCCTTCAG GAGTGACAGTTCGTTCAActtctttgtcttcttcttcgtcttctttGCCCAGAACGTGATGTACGTGCTGCAGGCCATCGGCATACCCAACTGGGGCTTCAG CGGCTGGATATTGAGCCTGATAGCGCTGAGGAAGAACACGGCTGTGGCTGTGATGATGATCCTGGTGTCCTTGTTCTTCACGGCGGTGGCTGTGTTGGGCATCATTATGCTGAAGAAG ATTCACTCTCTGTACCGCCGGACGGGTGCCAGCTTCCAGAAGGCGCAGGAGGAGTTTGCCGCAGGGGTCTTCTCCAACCAGGCGGTGCGCACAGCGGCGGCCAACGCTGCCGCGGGTGCAGCCACCAACGCCTTCCGGGCACCCTAG
- the LOC106048525 gene encoding secretory carrier-associated membrane protein 3 isoform X3 codes for MAQRGGPAVLPDNPFQDPAVVQHRPGPESAALDAYNPFENGAPPPPPYHAPAGAPPAAGVPPPQGTAQPPRRPSPTEPRNYGSYGTQASAAAATAELLKRQEELNRKAEELDRRERELQNAALSSGAARPNNWPPLPSFCPVKPCFYQDIPVEIPADFQKTVSTMYYLWMASTIALFLNFLSSLAWFCVDPSSGSGFGLSILWALLYTPCSFVCWYRPMYKAFRSDSSFNFFVFFFVFFAQNVMYVLQAIGIPNWGFSGWILSLIALRKNTAVAVMMILVSLFFTAVAVLGIIMLKKIHSLYRRTGASFQKAQEEFAAGVFSNQAVRTAAANAAAGAATNAFRAP; via the exons ATGGCGCagcgcggcggccccgcggtGCTCCCGGACAACCCCTTCCAG GACCCCGCCGTGGTGCAGCACCGGCCCGGCCCCGAGAGCGCGGCGCTGGACGCCTACAACCCCTTCGAGAACGGCGCG CCTCCACCGCCGCCGTACCATGCCCCGGCCGGGGCCCCGCCCGCCGCAGGAGTGCCGCCGCCGCAGGGAACCGCGCAGCCCCCGAGGAGACCGAGCCCTACTGAGCCCCGGAACTACGGCTCCTATGGGACGCAG GCCTCGGCGGCAGCGGCCACGGCCGAGCTGCTGAAGCGGCAGGAGGAGCTGAACCGCAAGGCGGAGGAGCTGGACCGGCGGGAGCGGGAGCTGCAGAACGCCGCCCTCAGCAGCGGTGCCG CGAGACCGAACAACTGGCCCCCGCTGCCGTCCTTCTGCCCCGTGAAGCCTTGCTTCTACCAGGACATCCCCGTGGAGATCCCTGCGGACTTCCAGAAGACCGTCTCTACCATGTATTACCTCTGGATGG CCAGCACCATTGCTCTCTTCCTGAACTTCTTGTCCTCGCTCGCCTGGTTCTGCGTGGATCCCTCGTCAGGTTCTGGGTTCGGCCTCTCCATTCTCTGGGCTCTTCTCTACACGCCCTGCTCCTTCGTCTGCTGGTATAGGCCAATGTACAAAGCCTTCAG GAGTGACAGTTCGTTCAActtctttgtcttcttcttcgtcttctttGCCCAGAACGTGATGTACGTGCTGCAGGCCATCGGCATACCCAACTGGGGCTTCAG CGGCTGGATATTGAGCCTGATAGCGCTGAGGAAGAACACGGCTGTGGCTGTGATGATGATCCTGGTGTCCTTGTTCTTCACGGCGGTGGCTGTGTTGGGCATCATTATGCTGAAGAAG ATTCACTCTCTGTACCGCCGGACGGGTGCCAGCTTCCAGAAGGCGCAGGAGGAGTTTGCCGCAGGGGTCTTCTCCAACCAGGCGGTGCGCACAGCGGCGGCCAACGCTGCCGCGGGTGCAGCCACCAACGCCTTCCGGGCACCCTAG
- the LOC106048525 gene encoding dual specificity protein kinase CLK2 isoform X1, protein MPHSRRYRSSERSSRGSYHERYRSRKHKRRRTRSRSSSSERDRRHRREDSYHVRSRSYDDHSADRRAYDRRYCDSYRRNDYSRERGEAYYEPEYRHSYEYRRSRDREGSYRSCKSSRRKHRRRRRRSRSFSRSSSQRSRQSSRRAKSVEDDDEGHLIYRVGDWLQERYEIISTLGEGTFGRVVQCMDHRRGGARVALKIIKNVEKYKEAARLEINVLEKINEKDPENKNLCVRMFDWFDYHGHMCISFELLGLSTFDFLKDNNYLPYPIHQVRHMAYQVCQAVKFLHDNKLTHTDLKPENILFVNSDYELTYNLEKKRDERSVKSTAIRVVDFGSATFDHEHHSTIVSTRHYRAPEVILELGWSQPCDVWSIGCIIFEYYVGFTLFQTHDNREHLAMMERILGPIPSRMIRKTRKQKYFYHGRLDWDENTSAGRYVRENCKPLRRYLTSEAEDHHRLFDLIESMLEYEPSKRISLAEALKHPFFDMLEMEPSTKMWDSSRDISR, encoded by the exons ATGCCTCACTCCAGAAGGTACCGCTCGTCGGAGCGCAGCAGCCGGGGCAGCTACCATGAGCGTTACAGAAGTCGCAAGCACAAGCGACGGCGGACGCGGTCACGGTCGAGCAGCAGCGAGCGTGACCGTCGGCACCGTCGGGAGGACAGCTACCACGTTCGGTCCAGGAG CTACGACGACCACTCGGCGGACAGGAGGGCCTACGACCGGCGTTACTGTGATAGCTACCGGCGGAACGATTACAGCCGCGAGCGAGGAGAAGCCTACTATGAACCCGAGTACCGTCATTCCTACGAGTACCGGCGCTCCCGGGACCGCGAGGGCAGCTACCGGAGCTGCAAAAGCAGCCGGCGTAAGCACAGGCGGAGGCGGCGCCGCAGCCGGTCCTTTAGTCGCTCCTCATCG CAGCGGAGTCGACAGAGCAGCAGAAGGGCCAAGAGTGTGGAGGACGACGACGAGGGGCATCTGATCTATCGCGTCGGCGACTGGCTACAAGAAAGAT aTGAGATTATTAGCACCTTAGGGGAAGGCACGTTCGGCAGAGTGGTGCAGTGCATGGATCACCGGAG GGGTGGTGCACGCGTTGCTCTCAAAATCATTAAAAACGTGGAGAAATACAAAGAGGCTGCCCGACTAGAAATAAATGTGCTGGAGAAAATCAACGAGAAGGATCCCGAGAACAAGAA CCTATGTGTCAGGATGTTTGACTGGTTTGACTACCACGGCCACATGTGCATCTCCTTCGAACTGCTGGGGCTCAGCACTTTCGATTTCCTGAAGGACAACAACTATCTGCCTTACCCCATCCACCAAGTGCGGCACATGGCCTACCAGGTGTGCCAGGCCGTGAAAT TTCTGCACGACAATAAACTCACTCACACTGACCTCAAGCCCGAGAACATCCTCTTTGTGAACTCTGACTATGAGCTCACCTATAACCTGGAAAAG AAGCGAGATGAGCGGAGTGTGAAAAGCACGGCCATCAGAGTGGTGGACTTTGGCAGTGCCACCTTCGATCACGAGCATCACAGCACCATTGTCTCCACCAGGCATTACCGGGCCCCGGAGGTCATACTGG AGCTTGGCTGGAGCCAGCCCTGTGATGTTTGGAGCATCGGCTGCATCATCTTTGAGTATTATGTGGGTTTCACCCTGTTTCAG ACGCATGACAACCGGGAGCACCTGGCCATGATGGAGAGGATCTTGGGGCCAATTCCTTCTCGGATGATCCGGAAGACCAG gaagcaaaaatatttctaccaTGGCCGCCTGGACTGGGATGAGAACACCTCTGCTGGCCGTTATGTTAGGGAAAACTGCAAGCCACTGCGG CGGTACCTGACTTCTGAGGCCGAGGACCATCACCGCCTTTTTGACCTCATTGAGAGCATGCTGGAGTACGAGCCGTCCAAGCGCATCAGCCTGGCTGAAGCCCTCAAGCACCCGTTCTTTGACATGCTGGAGATGGAGCCAAGCACAAAAATGTGGGACTCTAGCCGGGACATCAGCCGGTGA
- the LOC106048525 gene encoding dual specificity protein kinase CLK2 isoform X4: MDHRRGGARVALKIIKNVEKYKEAARLEINVLEKINEKDPENKNLCVRMFDWFDYHGHMCISFELLGLSTFDFLKDNNYLPYPIHQVRHMAYQVCQAVKFLHDNKLTHTDLKPENILFVNSDYELTYNLEKKRDERSVKSTAIRVVDFGSATFDHEHHSTIVSTRHYRAPEVILELGWSQPCDVWSIGCIIFEYYVGFTLFQTHDNREHLAMMERILGPIPSRMIRKTRKQKYFYHGRLDWDENTSAGRYVRENCKPLRRYLTSEAEDHHRLFDLIESMLEYEPSKRISLAEALKHPFFDMLEMEPSTKMWDSSRDISR, from the exons ATGGATCACCGGAG GGGTGGTGCACGCGTTGCTCTCAAAATCATTAAAAACGTGGAGAAATACAAAGAGGCTGCCCGACTAGAAATAAATGTGCTGGAGAAAATCAACGAGAAGGATCCCGAGAACAAGAA CCTATGTGTCAGGATGTTTGACTGGTTTGACTACCACGGCCACATGTGCATCTCCTTCGAACTGCTGGGGCTCAGCACTTTCGATTTCCTGAAGGACAACAACTATCTGCCTTACCCCATCCACCAAGTGCGGCACATGGCCTACCAGGTGTGCCAGGCCGTGAAAT TTCTGCACGACAATAAACTCACTCACACTGACCTCAAGCCCGAGAACATCCTCTTTGTGAACTCTGACTATGAGCTCACCTATAACCTGGAAAAG AAGCGAGATGAGCGGAGTGTGAAAAGCACGGCCATCAGAGTGGTGGACTTTGGCAGTGCCACCTTCGATCACGAGCATCACAGCACCATTGTCTCCACCAGGCATTACCGGGCCCCGGAGGTCATACTGG AGCTTGGCTGGAGCCAGCCCTGTGATGTTTGGAGCATCGGCTGCATCATCTTTGAGTATTATGTGGGTTTCACCCTGTTTCAG ACGCATGACAACCGGGAGCACCTGGCCATGATGGAGAGGATCTTGGGGCCAATTCCTTCTCGGATGATCCGGAAGACCAG gaagcaaaaatatttctaccaTGGCCGCCTGGACTGGGATGAGAACACCTCTGCTGGCCGTTATGTTAGGGAAAACTGCAAGCCACTGCGG CGGTACCTGACTTCTGAGGCCGAGGACCATCACCGCCTTTTTGACCTCATTGAGAGCATGCTGGAGTACGAGCCGTCCAAGCGCATCAGCCTGGCTGAAGCCCTCAAGCACCCGTTCTTTGACATGCTGGAGATGGAGCCAAGCACAAAAATGTGGGACTCTAGCCGGGACATCAGCCGGTGA
- the LOC106048525 gene encoding dual specificity protein kinase CLK2 isoform X2 has translation MPHSRRYRSSERSSRGSYHERYRSRKHKRRRTRSRSSSSERDRRHRREDSYHVRSRSYDDHSADRRAYDRRYCDSYRRNDYSRERGEAYYEPEYRHSYEYRRSRDREGSYRSCKSSRRKHRRRRRRSRSFSRSSSRSRQSSRRAKSVEDDDEGHLIYRVGDWLQERYEIISTLGEGTFGRVVQCMDHRRGGARVALKIIKNVEKYKEAARLEINVLEKINEKDPENKNLCVRMFDWFDYHGHMCISFELLGLSTFDFLKDNNYLPYPIHQVRHMAYQVCQAVKFLHDNKLTHTDLKPENILFVNSDYELTYNLEKKRDERSVKSTAIRVVDFGSATFDHEHHSTIVSTRHYRAPEVILELGWSQPCDVWSIGCIIFEYYVGFTLFQTHDNREHLAMMERILGPIPSRMIRKTRKQKYFYHGRLDWDENTSAGRYVRENCKPLRRYLTSEAEDHHRLFDLIESMLEYEPSKRISLAEALKHPFFDMLEMEPSTKMWDSSRDISR, from the exons ATGCCTCACTCCAGAAGGTACCGCTCGTCGGAGCGCAGCAGCCGGGGCAGCTACCATGAGCGTTACAGAAGTCGCAAGCACAAGCGACGGCGGACGCGGTCACGGTCGAGCAGCAGCGAGCGTGACCGTCGGCACCGTCGGGAGGACAGCTACCACGTTCGGTCCAGGAG CTACGACGACCACTCGGCGGACAGGAGGGCCTACGACCGGCGTTACTGTGATAGCTACCGGCGGAACGATTACAGCCGCGAGCGAGGAGAAGCCTACTATGAACCCGAGTACCGTCATTCCTACGAGTACCGGCGCTCCCGGGACCGCGAGGGCAGCTACCGGAGCTGCAAAAGCAGCCGGCGTAAGCACAGGCGGAGGCGGCGCCGCAGCCGGTCCTTTAGTCGCTCCTCATCG CGGAGTCGACAGAGCAGCAGAAGGGCCAAGAGTGTGGAGGACGACGACGAGGGGCATCTGATCTATCGCGTCGGCGACTGGCTACAAGAAAGAT aTGAGATTATTAGCACCTTAGGGGAAGGCACGTTCGGCAGAGTGGTGCAGTGCATGGATCACCGGAG GGGTGGTGCACGCGTTGCTCTCAAAATCATTAAAAACGTGGAGAAATACAAAGAGGCTGCCCGACTAGAAATAAATGTGCTGGAGAAAATCAACGAGAAGGATCCCGAGAACAAGAA CCTATGTGTCAGGATGTTTGACTGGTTTGACTACCACGGCCACATGTGCATCTCCTTCGAACTGCTGGGGCTCAGCACTTTCGATTTCCTGAAGGACAACAACTATCTGCCTTACCCCATCCACCAAGTGCGGCACATGGCCTACCAGGTGTGCCAGGCCGTGAAAT TTCTGCACGACAATAAACTCACTCACACTGACCTCAAGCCCGAGAACATCCTCTTTGTGAACTCTGACTATGAGCTCACCTATAACCTGGAAAAG AAGCGAGATGAGCGGAGTGTGAAAAGCACGGCCATCAGAGTGGTGGACTTTGGCAGTGCCACCTTCGATCACGAGCATCACAGCACCATTGTCTCCACCAGGCATTACCGGGCCCCGGAGGTCATACTGG AGCTTGGCTGGAGCCAGCCCTGTGATGTTTGGAGCATCGGCTGCATCATCTTTGAGTATTATGTGGGTTTCACCCTGTTTCAG ACGCATGACAACCGGGAGCACCTGGCCATGATGGAGAGGATCTTGGGGCCAATTCCTTCTCGGATGATCCGGAAGACCAG gaagcaaaaatatttctaccaTGGCCGCCTGGACTGGGATGAGAACACCTCTGCTGGCCGTTATGTTAGGGAAAACTGCAAGCCACTGCGG CGGTACCTGACTTCTGAGGCCGAGGACCATCACCGCCTTTTTGACCTCATTGAGAGCATGCTGGAGTACGAGCCGTCCAAGCGCATCAGCCTGGCTGAAGCCCTCAAGCACCCGTTCTTTGACATGCTGGAGATGGAGCCAAGCACAAAAATGTGGGACTCTAGCCGGGACATCAGCCGGTGA
- the HCN3 gene encoding LOW QUALITY PROTEIN: potassium/sodium hyperpolarization-activated cyclic nucleotide-gated channel 3 (The sequence of the model RefSeq protein was modified relative to this genomic sequence to represent the inferred CDS: deleted 1 base in 1 codon), whose product MDAAPGRSPEPREKPPVADGEAAARGTAARGAAGAAPASPAAAEQIVAEGEAAAAAAGTFVQRQLGAMLQPAVNKFSLRMFGSHRAVEIERQRVKSAGAWIIHPYSDFRFYWDLIMLLLMVGNLIILPVGITFFKDENTPPWIVFNVLSDTFFLADLVLNFRTGIVVEDNTEIILDPHTIKMKYLKSWFLVDFISSIPVDYIFLIVDLETQVDSDVYKTARALRIVRFTKILSLLRLLRLSRLIRYIHQWEEIFHMTYDLASAVVRIFNLIGMMLLLCHWDGCLQFLVPMLQDFPEDCWVSINRMVNDSWGKQYSHALFKAMSHMLCIGYGQQAPEGMTDVWLTMLSMIVGATCYAMFIGHATALIQSLDSSRRQYQEKYKQVEQYMSFHKLPGDTRQRIHEYYEHRYQGKMFDEENILGELSEPLKEEIINFNCRNLVANMPLFANADPNFVTAMLTKLRFEVFQPGDFIIREGTVGKKMYFIQHGVVSILTKGNKETKLSDGSYFGEICLLTRGRRTASVRADTYCRLYSLSVDNFNEVLEEYPMMRRAFETVAMDRLDRIGKKNSILLRKRAEHSSGPMNNEMIQQIVKHDQDVAHNIQELQQMTMGRELSGKPVIWEPLVHAPLQTAAATTNVAIALTHQHSLQAHIFLPPSSISSPLSPEATLLTKQVRRSQPSLGGSRPSSVSSPSGAQSHLQTPAAGSPSSPMVQSQAPLEGGGQRPSHGGQPLPRAPQKGELPAAAKQPPAGSQPQLSKSRGTSVSTSLLQQAAGAPSPSSEQALPAGRTLHYSLSRATGSHISLLMQPQQLVKHRSIQGLPVGRLTQDVRLLSASQPSLPNKVAQQADGSSLQQGRKSVGNLARRSSPSVAGLLAKPCPGIAGQPAHPQQMPSGSLAQASRSVAGASTPQSPVSAPRQAAAPSRKGSVAFSPEVETGKPKLPSNM is encoded by the exons atgGACGCGGCGCCGGGCCggagccccgagccccgggaGAAGCCGCCGGTGGCGgacggggaggcggcggcg cgggggacgGCCGctcggggggcggcgggcgcggccccggcctcgccggcggcggcggagcaGATCGTGGCGgagggcgaggcggcggcggcggcggcgggcacgTTCGTGCAGCGGCAGCTCGGGGCCATGCTGCAGCCCGCCGTGAACAAGTTCTCGCTGCGCATGTTCGGCAGCCACCGGGCCGTGGAGATCGAGCGGCAGCGGGTGAAGTCGGCCGGCGCCTGGATCATCCACCCCTACAGCGACTTCAG GTTTTACTGGGACCTCATCATGCTGCTCCTGATGGTGGGGAATTTGATCATCCTGCCTGTGGGCATCACCTTCTTTAAGGACGAGAACACCCCTCCCTGGATCGTTTTCAACGTGCTTTCAGACACCTTCTTCCTGGCTGACCTGGTCCTGAACTTCCGGACAGGCATCGTGGTGGAGGACAACACAGAGATCATCCTCGACCCTCACACCATCAAAATGAAGTACCTGAAGAGCTGGTTCCTGGTTGACTTCATCTCCTCCATCCCGGTTGACTACATCTTCCTCATTGTCGACCTCGAGACCCAGGTGGATTCGGATGTCTACAAGACAGCGCGGGCCTTGCGCATCGTCCGCTTCACCAAGATCCTCAGCCTGCTGCGCCTGCTGCGCCTCTCACGCCTCATCCGCTACATCCACCAGTGGGAGGAG ATCTTCCATATGACTTACGACCTGGCGAGTGCTGTGGTGAGGATCTTCAACCTCATCGGCatgatgctgctgctgtgtcacTGGGATGGGTGCCTCCAGTTCCTGGTGCCAATGTTGCAAGACTTCCCTGAGGACTGCTGGGTCTCCATCAACCGCATGGTG AACGACTCCTGGGGGAAGCAGTACTCGCACGCCCTGTTCAAGGCCATGAGCCACATGCTGTGCATTGGCTATGGCCAGCAGGCGCCCGAGGGTATGACCGACGTCTGGCTCACGATGCTGAGCATGATCGTGGGAGCCACCTGCTACGCCATGTTCATCGGCCACGCCACTGCGCTCATCCAGTCGCTGGACTCGTCCCGGCGCCAGTACCAGGAGAAG TACAAGCAAGTGGAGCAGTACATGTCATTCCACAAGCTGCCTGGGGACACGCGCCAGCGCATCCACGAGTATTACGAGCACCGCTACCAGGGCAAGATGTTTGATGAGGAGAACATCCTGGGGGAGCTCAGCGAGCCACTTAAGGAG GAGATCATCAACTTCAACTGCCGCAACCTGGTGGCCAACATGCCCCTGTTCGCCAACGCGGACCCCAACTTCGTGACAGCCATGCTAACCAAGCTGCGCTTCGAGGTCTTCCAGCCTGGAGACTTCATCATCCGCGAGGGCACTGTGGGCAAAAAGATGTACTTCATCCAGCACGGGGTGGTCAGCATCCTCACCAAGGGCAACAAGGAGACAAAGCTGTCTGATGGCTCCTACTTTGGGG AAATCTGCCTGCTGACACGGGGCAGGCGGACGGCCAGCGTGCGAGCTGACACTTACTGCCGCCTCTACTCCCTCTCGGTGGATAATTTCAATGAGGTGCTGGAGGAGTACCCCATGATGCGCAGGGCCTTCGAGACGGTGGCCATGGACCGGCTGGACCGCATAG GGAAGAAGAACTCCATCTTGCTCCGCAAGCGAGCTGAGCACAGCTCGGGGCCCATGAACAACGAGATGATCCAGCAGATTGTGAAGCACGACCAGGATGTGGCCCACAACATCCAAGAGCTGCAGCAGATGACAATGGGCCGGGAGCTGAGCGGCAAGCCGGTGATCTGGGAGCCGCTGGTGCACGCGCCCCTGCAGACAGCCGCTGCCACCACCAACGTGGCCATTGCCTTGACTCACCAACACAGCCTGCAGGCCCACATCTTCCTGCCGCCCTCCTCCATCTCCAGCCCGCTGTCACCTGAGGCCACCCTGCTGACGAAGCAGGTGCGCAggtcccagcccagcctggggggCTCCCGGCCCTCCTCTGTCAGCTCCCCGTCGGGGGCGCAGTCCCACCTGCAGACACCGGCCGCCGGTTCGCCTTCCTCCCCGATGGTCCAGTCCCAGGCACCCCTGGAAGGCGGGGGCCAGCGACCAAGCCACGGGGGGCAGCCCTTGCCGCGCGCGCCGCAGAAGGGAGAGCTGCCGGCAGCGGCCAAGCAGCCCCCGGCAGgatcccagccccagctctccaaGTCCCGGGGCACCTCAGTTTCCacttctctgctgcagcaggcgGCGGGGGCGCCGTCCCCCAGCTCGGAGCAGGCACTGCCGGCGGGGAGAACTCTCCACTACAGCCTGTCCCGGGCCACCGGCTCCCACATCTCACTTCTgatgcagccccagcagctggtgAAGCACAGGAGCATCCAGGGCCTGCCGGTGGGGCGGCTCACCCAGGATGTCCGTCTCCTCTCGGCCTCCCAGCCCTCCTTGCCCAACAAGGTTGCTCAGCAAGCAGATGGGAGCTCCttgcagcaggggaggaaatCCGTGGGGAACCTGGCCCGCAGATCCTCTCCCTCGGTAGCCGGACTCCTCGCCAAGCCATGTCCAGGGATCGCAGGCCAGCCAGCACACCCGCAGCAGATGCCTTCAGGATCGCTGGCTCAAGCGAGCCGCTCCGTGGCAGGAGCGTCCACCCCGCAGTCCCCAGTCTCTGcacccaggcaggcagcagctccctcccgcAAGGGCTCCGTGGCCTTCAGCCCTGAGGTGGAAACGGGGAAGCCCAAGCTCCCATCCAACATgtga